The proteins below are encoded in one region of Maribacter aestuarii:
- a CDS encoding DUF3124 domain-containing protein, translating into MKKLKISYLFLSSFFFLLSNSCKQTEAREQPVEVLDEHTLNREINIASVDTLIREVYVPIYSDIYNQTRDSRTLLTATLSIRNTSPKDSLFISKIDYYNTEGDLVRSYLDQSIYLRPMESIDYVIEQQDTSGGSGANFLIDWYAKRPITPLFQAVMVGGLGAQAFSFTTEGIEISDSRK; encoded by the coding sequence ATGAAAAAATTGAAAATATCATATCTTTTTTTAAGCAGCTTTTTCTTCTTGCTAAGTAATTCTTGTAAGCAAACTGAGGCCAGGGAACAACCCGTAGAAGTACTGGACGAACATACGCTAAATAGAGAAATTAATATTGCCTCCGTGGATACCTTGATACGGGAGGTATATGTGCCCATTTATTCGGATATCTACAATCAGACAAGGGACTCACGAACGCTACTTACAGCAACCCTAAGTATTCGGAATACGAGCCCAAAAGACAGTCTTTTCATAAGTAAAATCGATTATTATAATACTGAAGGTGATTTAGTCCGAAGCTATTTAGACCAGAGTATTTATCTACGCCCAATGGAATCTATAGATTATGTAATTGAGCAACAGGATACCTCTGGAGGTAGTGGCGCTAATTTTCTAATTGATTGGTATGCGAAAAGACCAATAACACCTCTTTTTCAAGCGGTAATGGTAGGTGGATTGGGAGCGCAAGCTTTTTCGTTCACTACAGAAGGTATTGAAATTAGCGATTCAAGGAAGTAA
- a CDS encoding ribose-5-phosphate isomerase, whose protein sequence is MPQTKYSVYVIELSKKVFSEDRKFREANPQFNGVLECLYVGMTSKTPAIRFKQHKTGYRNIKGHNLSSSIVKKYGLYLRGSLYNHIEPFPTRAEALKMEETLALELRRKRYAVWFN, encoded by the coding sequence GTGCCCCAAACAAAATACAGCGTCTACGTAATTGAATTATCCAAAAAGGTTTTCTCAGAAGATAGAAAATTTCGTGAAGCTAACCCACAATTTAACGGTGTTTTGGAATGCCTGTACGTGGGCATGACCAGCAAAACCCCAGCAATACGTTTTAAACAGCATAAAACAGGTTATAGAAATATAAAGGGCCATAATCTTTCCTCAAGCATTGTAAAGAAATACGGACTATATCTACGCGGTAGTCTCTATAACCATATCGAACCTTTTCCTACTAGGGCTGAAGCTCTTAAAATGGAAGAAACCCTTGCCCTAGAACTGAGAAGAAAAAGGTATGCGGTATGGTTTAACTAA
- a CDS encoding DUF6515 family protein: MKKSLILLLVVFMCGLASCATRVRTKAPTKVVVVQKRPANYKVVKIKGKRYYFWNGKHYTKTRRGYVVVKV, translated from the coding sequence ATGAAAAAGTCCCTTATTTTACTTCTTGTTGTTTTTATGTGTGGTCTTGCTTCATGTGCAACGCGTGTAAGAACTAAAGCCCCAACAAAAGTAGTTGTTGTGCAAAAAAGGCCAGCCAATTATAAGGTTGTCAAGATTAAAGGTAAACGCTACTATTTCTGGAACGGTAAGCATTATACCAAAACCAGAAGAGGCTACGTTGTCGTAAAAGTCTAA